Proteins encoded by one window of Ramlibacter tataouinensis:
- the fdx gene encoding ISC system 2Fe-2S type ferredoxin, producing the protein MTVIRILPHPEYCPEGTQVQAPPGTSICEALLDNGIRIEHACDMSCACTTCHVIVREGFDSLNELDENEEDLLDRAWGLEPNSRLSCQAIVAQQDLVVEIPKYSINHAKENH; encoded by the coding sequence ATGACCGTCATCCGCATCCTGCCGCACCCCGAGTACTGCCCCGAGGGCACGCAGGTGCAGGCGCCGCCGGGCACCAGCATCTGCGAGGCGCTGCTGGACAACGGCATCCGGATCGAGCACGCCTGCGACATGAGCTGCGCCTGCACCACCTGCCACGTGATCGTGCGGGAGGGCTTCGACTCGCTCAACGAGCTGGACGAGAACGAGGAGGACCTGCTCGATCGCGCCTGGGGGCTGGAGCCCAACTCGCGCCTGTCCTGCCAGGCCATCGTCGCTCAGCAGGACCTGGTGGTCGAGATCCCGAAGTACTCGATCAACCACGCGAAAGAGAACCACTGA
- the hscB gene encoding Fe-S protein assembly co-chaperone HscB, which produces MDISDTDFALFGLPEQFAQDRTAIEARWKELQREAHPDRFAAQGAAAQRVAMQWSVRINEAHQRLKNPLRRAAYLCELRGAAIDAERNTAMPAQFLHEQIEWREALDEASSEAELDALVARLERARSGVLTEVERLLDQAGDSAGAAQQVRALMFLERFAHAVEARFDQLGQ; this is translated from the coding sequence ATGGACATCTCCGATACCGATTTCGCGCTGTTCGGCCTGCCCGAGCAGTTCGCGCAGGATCGCACGGCCATCGAAGCGCGCTGGAAGGAACTGCAGCGCGAAGCCCACCCCGACCGGTTCGCCGCGCAGGGCGCCGCTGCCCAGCGCGTGGCGATGCAGTGGTCGGTGCGCATCAACGAAGCCCACCAGCGGCTGAAGAACCCGCTGCGGCGAGCCGCCTACCTGTGCGAGCTGCGCGGCGCCGCCATCGATGCCGAGCGCAACACGGCCATGCCGGCGCAGTTCCTGCACGAGCAGATCGAGTGGCGCGAGGCGCTGGACGAAGCTTCGTCCGAAGCCGAGCTGGATGCCCTGGTCGCGCGACTGGAGCGGGCGCGATCGGGCGTGCTGACCGAGGTGGAGCGGCTGCTCGACCAGGCCGGCGACTCCGCTGGCGCCGCGCAGCAGGTGCGAGCCCTGATGTTCCTGGAGCGTTTTGCGCACGCCGTCGAAGCGCGATTCGATCAACTGGGACAATAG
- a CDS encoding M3 family metallopeptidase, producing MPNPLLDFHDLPLFDQIRPEHVAPAIDSLLAESEAALEEVVAPAFPADWKAMASRLDCTTERLGRAWGAVSHLNSVADTPELRAAYNAALPKITDFWTRLGSDERLYAKYKAMDPNLLDAEQRQALKNAMRNFVLGGAELQGAAKERFAQIQERQAELSQKFSENALDATDSYAYYARQDELDGVPRDVVHAARAAAQAESKDGYKLTLKMPSYLPVMQFAHSRELRLRLYRAYVTRASDQAPEEFRKYDNTANIHEILALRKEEAGLLGYRNFAEVSLVPKMADSPAQVIAFLRELATKARPHAEQDVADLRAFAADKLGIADPQPWDWSYIGEKLKEARYAFSEQAVKQYFTAPKVLAGLFKIVETLFEVSIRRDEAPVWNPRVEFYRIERGGELVGQFYLDPAARNGKRGGAWMDDVRARWQRPDDNRLQTPVAHLVCNFADGVDGKPPLLTHDDVITLFHETGHGLHHMLTRVKERDVSGISGVEWDAVELPSQFMENFCWEWAVLRHMTAHVDTGEPLPRALFDKMLAAKNFQSGLATLRQIEFALYDMLLHTDHDPAGDFMSLLRQVRAEVAVLPSPEFSRTPHTFSHIFAGGYAAGYYSYKWAEVLSADAYAAFEETASPDGMPSVETGRRYRQAILETGGSRPAMESFKAFRGREPTLDALLRHQGMA from the coding sequence ATGCCCAATCCCCTGCTCGACTTCCACGACCTTCCCCTGTTTGACCAGATCCGGCCGGAGCACGTCGCTCCGGCCATCGACAGCCTGCTCGCCGAGAGCGAAGCCGCGCTGGAAGAGGTGGTCGCGCCGGCCTTCCCGGCCGACTGGAAGGCCATGGCCAGCCGGCTGGACTGCACCACCGAACGGCTCGGCCGTGCCTGGGGCGCCGTCAGCCACCTGAACAGCGTGGCCGACACGCCCGAGCTGCGCGCCGCCTACAACGCGGCCCTCCCGAAGATCACCGACTTCTGGACCCGCCTGGGCTCCGATGAGCGCCTCTATGCGAAGTACAAGGCGATGGACCCGAACCTGCTCGACGCGGAACAGCGCCAGGCGCTGAAGAACGCCATGCGCAACTTCGTGCTGGGAGGCGCCGAGCTGCAGGGCGCGGCCAAGGAGCGCTTCGCCCAGATCCAGGAGCGCCAGGCCGAGCTGAGCCAGAAGTTCAGCGAGAACGCGCTGGACGCCACCGACAGCTACGCCTACTACGCCCGCCAGGACGAGCTCGACGGGGTGCCCCGGGACGTGGTCCATGCCGCTCGCGCCGCGGCGCAGGCCGAGAGCAAGGACGGCTACAAGCTGACGCTGAAGATGCCCAGCTACCTGCCGGTCATGCAGTTCGCCCACAGCCGCGAGCTGCGCCTGCGCCTGTACCGCGCCTACGTCACCCGCGCCAGCGACCAGGCGCCGGAGGAATTCCGCAAGTACGACAACACGGCGAACATCCACGAGATCCTCGCGCTGCGCAAGGAAGAAGCCGGCCTGCTGGGCTACCGCAACTTCGCCGAGGTCTCGCTCGTGCCCAAGATGGCCGATTCGCCCGCGCAGGTGATCGCCTTCCTGCGCGAACTGGCGACCAAGGCCCGGCCGCACGCCGAGCAGGACGTGGCCGACCTGCGCGCGTTCGCCGCCGACAAGCTCGGCATCGCCGACCCGCAGCCCTGGGACTGGAGCTACATCGGCGAGAAGCTCAAGGAAGCCCGCTACGCCTTCAGCGAGCAGGCCGTCAAGCAGTACTTCACCGCGCCCAAGGTGCTGGCCGGCCTGTTCAAGATCGTCGAGACGCTGTTCGAGGTGAGTATCCGTCGCGACGAAGCGCCCGTGTGGAACCCGCGTGTGGAGTTCTATCGCATCGAGCGCGGCGGCGAGCTGGTGGGCCAGTTCTACCTGGACCCGGCTGCCCGCAACGGCAAGCGGGGCGGCGCCTGGATGGACGACGTGCGCGCCCGCTGGCAGCGCCCGGACGACAACCGCCTGCAGACCCCGGTGGCGCACCTGGTGTGCAACTTCGCCGATGGCGTCGATGGCAAGCCGCCGCTGCTGACGCACGACGACGTGATCACCTTGTTCCACGAGACCGGCCATGGGCTGCACCACATGCTGACGCGGGTGAAGGAGCGCGACGTCTCCGGCATCAGCGGCGTGGAATGGGACGCCGTGGAGTTGCCCAGCCAGTTCATGGAGAACTTCTGCTGGGAATGGGCGGTGCTGCGCCACATGACCGCCCATGTCGATACCGGCGAGCCGCTGCCGCGCGCGCTGTTCGACAAGATGCTGGCGGCCAAGAACTTCCAGAGCGGCCTGGCCACGCTGCGCCAGATCGAGTTCGCGCTGTACGACATGCTGCTGCACACCGACCACGACCCGGCCGGCGACTTCATGTCCCTGCTGCGGCAGGTGCGGGCCGAGGTGGCCGTGCTGCCTTCGCCGGAATTCAGCCGCACGCCACACACCTTCAGCCACATCTTCGCGGGCGGCTATGCGGCCGGCTATTACAGCTACAAGTGGGCCGAGGTGCTGTCGGCCGATGCCTATGCGGCCTTCGAGGAAACGGCCTCGCCCGACGGCATGCCCAGCGTCGAAACGGGGCGCCGCTACCGCCAGGCCATCCTCGAGACGGGCGGCAGCCGGCCGGCGATGGAGTCGTTCAAGGCCTTCCGTGGCCGCGAGCCCACACTCGACGCACTGTTACGCCACCAGGGCATGGCGTGA
- the iscA gene encoding iron-sulfur cluster assembly protein IscA, producing the protein MAVTLTEAAARHVQRYLGKRGKGVGVRLGVKTTGCSGLAYKLEYVDEAAPEDVVFEQHGVRVLIDPKSLAYIDGTELDFVREGLNEGFRFNNPNERDRCGCGESFRV; encoded by the coding sequence ATGGCAGTGACATTGACCGAAGCCGCCGCGCGCCACGTGCAGCGCTACCTGGGCAAGCGCGGCAAGGGCGTGGGCGTGCGGCTGGGCGTGAAGACCACCGGCTGCTCCGGGCTGGCCTACAAGCTCGAGTACGTGGATGAGGCGGCGCCGGAAGACGTCGTGTTCGAGCAGCACGGCGTCAGAGTGCTGATCGACCCCAAGAGCCTGGCCTACATCGACGGCACCGAGCTGGACTTCGTTCGCGAGGGCCTGAACGAGGGCTTCCGCTTCAACAACCCGAACGAGCGCGACCGCTGCGGTTGCGGCGAGTCGTTCCGGGTGTGA
- the iscU gene encoding Fe-S cluster assembly scaffold IscU — protein MAYSDKVVDHYENPRNVGSFDKGDQSVGTGMVGAPACGDVMKLQIKVNPATGVIEDARFKTYGCGSAIASSSLVTEWVKGKTLDEAAALKNSQIAEELALPPVKIHCSILAEDAIKAAVDDYRKKHAH, from the coding sequence ATGGCTTATTCGGACAAGGTCGTGGACCACTACGAGAACCCGCGCAACGTGGGCTCGTTCGACAAGGGCGACCAGTCGGTCGGCACCGGCATGGTGGGCGCGCCGGCCTGCGGCGACGTGATGAAGCTGCAGATCAAGGTCAACCCGGCCACCGGCGTGATCGAGGATGCCCGCTTCAAGACCTACGGCTGCGGCTCGGCCATCGCGTCGAGCTCGCTGGTGACCGAGTGGGTCAAGGGCAAGACGCTGGACGAGGCGGCGGCGCTGAAGAACAGCCAGATCGCCGAGGAACTGGCGCTGCCGCCGGTGAAGATCCACTGCTCAATCCTGGCCGAGGACGCGATCAAGGCTGCGGTGGACGACTACCGCAAGAAGCACGCGCATTGA
- a CDS encoding DUF4124 domain-containing protein yields the protein MTCAPTTLAFRLAVLALAVAASTAGAQQVYRIVGPDGRVTFSDKPPSEPGAKASVGSAAAAPGLAVGSGNPALPFDLRQVANRYPVILYTGADCAPCGSGRTYLLQRGIPFTEKTVTSAEDIAALERLSGATPALPLMTVGSQQLKGYSESEWSQFLTAAGYPRSSQLPSGYRQPEPTPMVVAQPVRAAAPAASPAPTAAPAPAAPATPPGSNPAGIVF from the coding sequence ATGACTTGCGCCCCTACGACCCTTGCCTTCCGACTGGCCGTGCTCGCACTGGCCGTGGCGGCCAGCACGGCCGGCGCCCAGCAGGTGTACCGGATCGTCGGGCCGGACGGGCGGGTGACCTTCTCCGACAAGCCGCCCAGCGAACCGGGCGCCAAGGCATCGGTGGGGTCGGCGGCGGCCGCGCCCGGGCTTGCCGTCGGCAGCGGCAACCCCGCCCTCCCCTTCGACCTGCGCCAGGTGGCCAATCGCTACCCGGTAATCCTGTACACGGGGGCCGACTGCGCGCCCTGCGGGTCCGGCCGCACCTACCTGCTGCAGCGGGGCATCCCGTTCACCGAGAAGACGGTCACCTCGGCCGAGGACATCGCGGCACTCGAGCGTTTGAGTGGCGCTACGCCCGCCCTGCCGCTGATGACGGTGGGCTCGCAGCAGCTCAAGGGCTACTCGGAGTCGGAGTGGTCGCAGTTTCTGACTGCCGCGGGCTATCCGCGCAGCTCCCAGCTGCCCAGCGGCTACCGCCAGCCGGAACCGACGCCGATGGTGGTCGCGCAACCCGTGCGCGCTGCCGCACCGGCCGCCTCCCCGGCGCCGACCGCGGCCCCCGCGCCGGCCGCCCCGGCGACGCCACCGGGCAGCAACCCGGCCGGCATCGTCTTCTAG
- a CDS encoding NAD(P)/FAD-dependent oxidoreductase: protein MDQVDAVVIGAGVVGLAVARALARGGRETLVLEACTGIGQGVSSRNSEVIHAGLYYAPGSLKARLCVRGKELLYALCASHGVAHRRCGKFTVANTEAEVAALRGLRDRAAANGVEVECLEGGQAMALEPALRCIAVLHSPSTGIVDSHGFMLALQGDLERAGGVVALGSPVDGARLDANGGPHVFELRDGTELAAPVLVNAASLHACALARRFDGLDPRHVPREWFAKGNYYALSGRAPFARLIYPAPADAHLGTHLTLDLGGQAKFGPDIEWLDIRTPEDIDWRVDPARADGFYAEVRRYWPGLPDGSLQPSYSGVRPKIHGPHEKAPDFRIDGPALHGVPGLVNLFGIESPGLTSALAIGEHVAALLAD, encoded by the coding sequence ATGGACCAAGTCGATGCAGTGGTGATTGGGGCCGGCGTGGTGGGGCTCGCCGTAGCCCGGGCCCTGGCCCGGGGCGGCCGGGAAACGCTGGTCCTGGAGGCCTGCACCGGCATCGGCCAGGGCGTCAGTTCGCGCAACAGCGAGGTGATCCACGCCGGGCTGTACTACGCGCCCGGTTCCCTCAAGGCCAGGCTGTGCGTGCGCGGCAAGGAATTGCTCTATGCGCTGTGCGCCAGCCACGGGGTGGCGCACCGCCGCTGCGGCAAGTTCACGGTGGCGAACACCGAAGCCGAGGTGGCGGCCTTGCGCGGGCTGCGGGACCGGGCGGCGGCCAACGGCGTCGAGGTCGAGTGCCTGGAAGGCGGGCAAGCGATGGCGCTGGAGCCGGCGCTGCGCTGCATCGCCGTCCTGCATTCACCCAGTACCGGCATCGTCGACAGCCATGGCTTCATGTTGGCGTTGCAGGGCGACCTGGAGCGGGCCGGGGGCGTGGTCGCGCTCGGTTCACCGGTGGATGGCGCGCGCCTCGACGCGAACGGCGGCCCGCACGTCTTCGAGCTGCGCGACGGCACCGAACTGGCCGCGCCGGTCCTCGTCAATGCGGCTTCGCTGCACGCCTGCGCCCTGGCGCGGCGCTTCGACGGCCTCGACCCCCGCCACGTCCCGCGCGAGTGGTTCGCCAAGGGCAACTATTACGCGCTCTCCGGCCGCGCGCCCTTCGCGCGCCTGATCTACCCCGCACCGGCCGACGCCCACCTGGGCACCCACCTCACGCTGGACCTGGGAGGCCAGGCCAAGTTCGGCCCGGACATCGAATGGCTGGACATCCGCACGCCCGAGGACATCGATTGGCGCGTGGACCCGGCGCGCGCCGACGGCTTCTACGCCGAGGTGCGGCGCTACTGGCCTGGCCTGCCGGACGGCAGCCTGCAGCCCAGCTACAGCGGCGTGCGCCCCAAGATCCACGGCCCGCACGAGAAGGCGCCGGACTTCCGCATCGACGGCCCGGCGCTGCACGGCGTGCCGGGGCTGGTCAACCTGTTCGGCATCGAGTCGCCGGGCTTGACCAGCGCGCTGGCGATCGGCGAGCACGTCGCCGCACTGCTGGCGGACTAG
- a CDS encoding quinone-dependent dihydroorotate dehydrogenase has product MPLLPYSLARPFLFGLDPEAAHDLTMESLARLQGTPLAWAWCAGLVEDPIELAGLRFPNRVGLAAGLDKNARAIDGLGAMGFGFVEVGTVTPKPQPGNPKPRMFRLPQAQALINRLGFNNDGLDAFVANVQRSSFRRQGRILGLNIGKNAATPIESATQDYLLGLAGVYPHADYVTVNISSPNTSNLRALQSDEALDALLGALAQRRETLAREHGRRVPLFVKIAPDLDEAQVQVIATTLRRHGMDGVIATNTTISREAVKDLPHAGEAGGLSGAPVLAASNRVISQLRAALGPGFPIIGVGGILSGADAASKLRAGADVVQIYTGLIYKGPGLVREVAQALKDLRAGA; this is encoded by the coding sequence ATGCCCCTGCTGCCCTACTCGCTCGCCCGCCCCTTCCTGTTCGGCCTGGACCCCGAAGCCGCGCACGACCTCACGATGGAGTCGCTGGCGCGCCTGCAGGGCACGCCGCTGGCCTGGGCCTGGTGCGCCGGCCTGGTCGAGGATCCGATCGAGCTGGCCGGGCTGAGATTTCCCAACCGCGTCGGCCTGGCAGCCGGGCTGGACAAGAATGCGCGCGCCATCGACGGGCTGGGCGCCATGGGCTTCGGCTTCGTCGAGGTCGGCACCGTTACGCCCAAGCCACAGCCGGGGAACCCCAAGCCGCGCATGTTCCGCCTGCCGCAGGCCCAGGCCCTGATCAACCGGCTGGGCTTCAACAACGACGGCCTGGACGCCTTCGTCGCCAACGTGCAGCGCTCCTCGTTCCGTCGCCAGGGCCGCATCCTCGGCCTGAACATCGGCAAGAACGCCGCCACCCCGATCGAGTCGGCCACCCAGGATTACCTGCTTGGGCTGGCCGGCGTGTACCCGCACGCCGACTACGTGACGGTGAACATTTCCAGCCCCAACACCAGCAACCTGCGCGCGCTGCAATCCGACGAGGCGCTGGACGCGTTGCTGGGTGCGCTGGCCCAGCGGCGCGAGACGCTGGCACGCGAGCACGGTCGCCGGGTGCCGCTGTTCGTGAAGATCGCGCCGGACCTCGACGAGGCCCAGGTCCAAGTCATCGCCACCACCCTGCGCCGCCACGGCATGGACGGCGTGATCGCGACCAACACGACGATCTCGCGCGAAGCCGTGAAGGACTTGCCCCATGCCGGGGAAGCCGGCGGCCTCAGCGGCGCACCCGTGCTGGCGGCCAGCAACCGCGTGATCTCGCAGCTGCGCGCCGCGCTGGGCCCGGGGTTTCCGATCATCGGGGTGGGCGGCATCCTGAGCGGGGCGGATGCAGCGAGCAAGCTGCGCGCCGGGGCCGACGTGGTGCAGATCTACACCGGGCTCATCTACAAGGGCCCCGGGCTGGTGCGGGAGGTGGCGCAGGCCCTGAAGGACCTGCGCGCCGGCGCCTAG
- the hscA gene encoding Fe-S protein assembly chaperone HscA: MALLQISEPGQAPDPHQRRIAVGIDLGTTHSLVAAVRHGVAECLPDAQGRVLLPSVVRYLENGGRQVGHEALPAQSADPLNTIASAKRFMGRGFADIADRERLPYDFVEQPGMVALRTRAGEKSPVEVSAEILATLRYRAEDTFDDDLYGAVITVPAYFDEAQRQATKDAAQLAGLKVLRLINEPTAAAIAYGLDNGSEGLYAVYDLGGGTFDISILRLARGVFEVIATGGDSALGGDDYDQALAEHLLVTAGVNAPTPADKAAVKIAARSAKEQLTETDRVEAVLPLSGGDVRATVTRADFDRVTTHLTQRTLAAVRKALRDARLPRDDIKGVVLVGGSTRMPSVRHAVGEFFGHEPLVNLDPDQVVALGAAVQANQLAGNDAAGELLLLDVIPLSLGIETMGGLVERIVPRNETIPTAKAQDFTTYKDGQTAMALHVVQGERDLVQDCRSLARFELRGIPPMAAGAARIRVTFTVDADGLLSVSAREQASGVEAKIDVKPSYGLSDQQIAAMLQESFATAQQDMQARALAEARIDAQRMLLATESALQSDGALLEAAERAAIDVLMGELRVKASSAADAAAIESATEALAKGTEAFAARRMNQSIRQALAGRNVETL; the protein is encoded by the coding sequence ATGGCTCTCCTCCAGATTTCCGAGCCGGGCCAGGCGCCCGATCCGCACCAACGCCGCATCGCGGTCGGCATCGATCTCGGCACCACGCATTCGCTGGTCGCGGCCGTTCGGCACGGCGTCGCCGAATGCCTCCCGGACGCGCAGGGCAGGGTGCTGCTGCCCTCGGTGGTGCGCTACCTCGAGAATGGCGGCCGCCAGGTCGGCCATGAAGCGCTGCCTGCGCAAAGCGCCGATCCGCTGAACACCATCGCCTCGGCCAAGCGCTTCATGGGCCGCGGTTTCGCCGACATCGCCGACCGCGAGCGGCTGCCCTACGACTTCGTCGAGCAACCCGGCATGGTGGCGCTGCGCACCCGCGCCGGCGAGAAGTCGCCGGTGGAGGTCAGCGCCGAGATCCTGGCGACCCTGCGCTACCGGGCGGAGGACACCTTCGACGACGACCTGTACGGCGCGGTGATCACCGTGCCGGCCTACTTCGACGAGGCGCAGCGCCAGGCCACCAAGGACGCCGCCCAGCTGGCCGGCTTGAAGGTGCTGCGCCTGATCAACGAGCCCACCGCGGCCGCCATCGCCTACGGCCTGGACAACGGCAGCGAGGGTCTGTACGCGGTGTACGACCTGGGCGGCGGCACCTTCGACATCTCCATCCTGCGGCTGGCCCGCGGCGTGTTCGAGGTCATCGCCACCGGCGGCGACTCGGCCCTGGGCGGTGACGACTACGACCAGGCGCTGGCCGAGCACCTGCTGGTTACGGCCGGCGTGAACGCGCCCACGCCGGCTGACAAGGCCGCCGTGAAGATCGCCGCCCGCTCCGCCAAGGAGCAGCTGACCGAAACGGATCGGGTCGAGGCCGTGCTGCCATTGTCGGGGGGCGATGTGCGCGCCACCGTGACCCGCGCCGACTTCGATCGCGTGACCACGCATTTGACGCAGCGCACGCTGGCGGCTGTGCGCAAGGCCTTGCGCGACGCCAGGCTGCCGCGCGACGACATCAAGGGCGTGGTGCTGGTCGGCGGCTCGACCCGCATGCCGTCGGTGCGACACGCGGTGGGTGAATTCTTCGGACACGAGCCGCTGGTCAACCTCGACCCCGACCAGGTCGTGGCGCTCGGCGCCGCCGTGCAGGCCAACCAGCTGGCCGGCAACGATGCCGCCGGCGAGCTGCTGCTGCTGGACGTGATTCCCCTGTCGCTGGGTATCGAGACCATGGGCGGGCTGGTCGAGCGCATCGTCCCGCGCAACGAAACCATCCCCACCGCCAAGGCGCAGGACTTCACCACCTACAAGGACGGCCAGACCGCGATGGCGCTGCACGTGGTGCAGGGCGAGCGCGACCTGGTGCAGGACTGCCGCAGCCTGGCCCGCTTCGAGCTGCGCGGCATCCCGCCGATGGCGGCGGGTGCGGCGCGCATCCGTGTCACCTTCACCGTCGATGCCGACGGGCTGCTGAGCGTCAGCGCGCGCGAACAGGCCAGCGGCGTGGAAGCGAAGATCGACGTCAAGCCGTCGTACGGCCTGTCGGACCAGCAGATCGCTGCCATGCTGCAGGAAAGCTTCGCCACCGCGCAGCAGGACATGCAGGCGCGCGCCCTGGCCGAGGCGCGGATCGACGCGCAGCGCATGCTGCTGGCGACCGAAAGCGCCTTGCAGTCCGACGGCGCGCTGCTGGAGGCGGCCGAGCGTGCCGCCATCGACGTCCTGATGGGCGAGCTGCGCGTCAAGGCGTCCAGCGCTGCCGATGCCGCGGCCATCGAATCCGCCACCGAAGCGCTGGCCAAGGGCACGGAAGCCTTCGCCGCCCGGCGCATGAACCAGAGCATCCGGCAGGCGCTGGCCGGCCGCAACGTGGAGACCCTCTGA
- the dnaQ gene encoding DNA polymerase III subunit epsilon, translating into MRQIVLDTETTGLSAETGDRIIEIGCVELVARKLTGNNRHWYLNPDRESHEDALKVHGITSEFLRDKPRFPQIADELLEYVQGAEIIIHNAAFDLGFLNKELELVGKPAFRSHVDNVIDTLAMAKELYPGKRNSLDALCDRLGVDNSGRTLHGALLDAELLADVYINLTRGQEALLIDIGPSDDIAAIETRVDLRAFTLPVLRANEQEAAAHEEVLSQLDKASGGKTLWRIQIREDAASPVA; encoded by the coding sequence ATGCGCCAGATCGTCCTCGACACCGAAACCACCGGCCTGTCCGCCGAAACCGGCGACCGCATCATCGAGATCGGCTGCGTGGAACTGGTGGCGCGCAAGCTCACCGGCAACAACCGGCACTGGTACCTGAACCCGGATCGCGAGAGCCACGAGGATGCGCTCAAGGTCCACGGCATCACCAGCGAATTCCTGCGCGACAAACCGCGCTTCCCGCAGATCGCCGACGAACTGCTGGAGTACGTGCAGGGCGCCGAGATCATCATCCACAACGCGGCGTTCGACCTCGGCTTCCTGAACAAGGAACTCGAGCTGGTGGGCAAGCCGGCGTTTCGCTCGCACGTGGACAACGTGATCGACACCCTGGCCATGGCCAAGGAGCTGTACCCCGGCAAGCGCAACAGCCTCGATGCGCTGTGCGACCGCCTGGGCGTGGACAACTCCGGCCGCACGCTGCACGGCGCGCTGCTCGACGCCGAATTGCTGGCCGACGTCTACATCAACCTCACGCGCGGCCAGGAAGCGCTGCTGATCGACATCGGCCCGTCCGACGACATCGCCGCCATCGAAACCCGCGTGGACCTGCGCGCCTTCACGCTGCCCGTGCTGCGCGCCAACGAGCAGGAGGCCGCCGCCCACGAGGAAGTGCTGTCCCAATTGGACAAGGCCAGCGGTGGGAAGACGCTCTGGCGCATCCAGATCCGCGAGGACGCCGCTTCACCTGTGGCATAA
- the rpiA gene encoding ribose-5-phosphate isomerase RpiA, translating to MTQDELKALVGQAALQYVVPGEIVGVGTGSTVNKFIEALAGMKDRIRGAVSSSLASTERLRAIGVPVFDANEVKELSVYIDGADEIDGRGHMIKGGGAALTREKIVAAQSRRFVCIADESKLVTALGAFPVPVEVIPMATARITRQFAAMGGQAHLRLKDGAPLVTDNGQHILDVGGLRIQDPLAFESEVNQWPGVVTVGVFAHQKAAVCLLGTAAGVRTLQF from the coding sequence GTGACGCAGGATGAACTGAAGGCCCTGGTCGGCCAGGCCGCATTGCAGTACGTGGTGCCCGGCGAGATCGTCGGTGTGGGCACCGGCTCCACGGTGAACAAGTTCATCGAGGCGCTGGCCGGCATGAAGGATCGGATCCGCGGCGCCGTCTCCAGCTCGCTGGCCTCGACCGAGCGCCTGCGCGCCATCGGCGTGCCGGTGTTCGATGCCAATGAAGTGAAGGAGCTGTCGGTCTACATCGACGGCGCCGACGAGATCGATGGCCGCGGCCACATGATCAAGGGCGGCGGCGCGGCGTTGACGCGCGAGAAGATCGTGGCGGCCCAGTCGAGGCGCTTCGTGTGCATCGCCGACGAATCCAAGCTGGTCACGGCGCTGGGCGCCTTCCCGGTGCCGGTCGAGGTGATTCCGATGGCGACAGCGCGCATCACGCGCCAGTTCGCGGCAATGGGCGGGCAGGCCCACCTGCGGCTGAAGGACGGCGCGCCGCTGGTCACCGACAACGGGCAGCACATCCTGGACGTGGGCGGCCTGCGCATCCAGGATCCGCTGGCCTTCGAAAGCGAAGTCAACCAGTGGCCGGGCGTAGTCACCGTGGGTGTGTTCGCCCACCAGAAGGCCGCCGTGTGCCTGCTTGGCACGGCGGCGGGCGTGCGGACGCTGCAGTTCTAA